A section of the Osmia lignaria lignaria isolate PbOS001 chromosome 3, iyOsmLign1, whole genome shotgun sequence genome encodes:
- the LOC117605468 gene encoding uncharacterized protein LOC117605468: MHGGRGVCQWCARSSLVETRQNPRPRTTTSKSSSNSNNNSSRRKRRRRRRRRRRRRRWNSINSSSSSSSGSSSSSSGSRRRCAVLTTFRRVGASRRFSRGGGGNGRNNDNSNRNDKGFPHDDDDGGGDDDGGGGGCVLLLFCRGAFDPSNWASSLQRFRGGVSQFYYSGLLRPQQQRRRRQNTMWYMQYVY; the protein is encoded by the exons ATGCACGGCGGCCGCGGTGTGTGCCAGTGGTGTGCGCGCTCGTCGCTCGTGGAAACCCGCCAAAACCCGCGGCCGCGAACAACCACCAGCAAGAGCAGCAGCAATAGCAATAACAACAGTAGtagaaggaaaaggagaaggaggagaaggagaaggagaaggaggagaaggtGGAACAGCATTaacagtagtagtagtagtagtagtggtagcagcagcagcagcagcgggAGCAGGA GACGTTGTGCTGTTTTGACAACTTTCCGCCGCGTCGGGGCGTCGCGCCGTTTTTCTCGCGGCGGCGGCGGCAACGGCAGAAACAACGACAACAGCAACAGGAACGACAAAGGCTT CCcacacgacgacgacgacggtggCGGCGACGACGACGGTGGTGGCGGCGGCTGCGTTCTGTTATTATTTTGCCGCGGTGCTTTTGACCCTTCGAATTGGGCGAGTTCATTGCAGCGCTTTCGCGGGGGTGTCAGCCAGTTTTATTACTCCGGCCTTCTCCGTCCGCAGCAGCAGCGCCGACGGCGCCAGAACACGATGTGGTATATGCAGTATGTCTACTAG